GTACGGGTTGGTTTACAGGATGGTGACCGATTCGGCCTGCAGGCCCTTCGGCCCCTGGGCAATCGCGAACTCGACCCGCTGCCCTTCCTGCAGCTCGCGGTAGCCATCGCCCTGGATAGCGGAGAAGTGAACGAACACATCATCCCCGCCCTCGCGCGAGATGAAGCCGTAGCCCTTCCCGCCGTTGAACCACTTGACCGTTCCCTGAATACGCTCAGACATTACATTGCCTCCTTGGGCAACAAGAGGATAGGTGCCTGTTTCGTTCCCTGGGGTGGTCGGGTTCTCCGGTCAGTACGGGAGGAACCGAGCCGGCCTGAGCTACTGCCCAGGCCGTTTGTTCGACATCCAGACAGAACTTGCATGCTACCTTCAG
The window above is part of the Anaerolineales bacterium genome. Proteins encoded here:
- a CDS encoding cold-shock protein, coding for MSERIQGTVKWFNGGKGYGFISREGGDDVFVHFSAIQGDGYRELQEGQRVEFAIAQGPKGLQAESVTIL